A single region of the Candidatus Binataceae bacterium genome encodes:
- a CDS encoding GNA1162 family protein, producing MWSCTTGNNYETRPFFQPEYDLQSHGRKTLLDRIVETDPGSFTVTLAPAYLKNTPEHIAVLPFTDVGSAEFVVNKIPLTHHSHDERMILAWTHAQRLRRALQGYLAEREFAMANLYGIDAVLKDRGVDTPQKLARVPPQELGRWLGVDAVVYGEVVHYEAYYLLLGAAWQVGVRMRMVSTRDGSTLIDAAGSRWEAQVLPALDLEDIAINSAQNILQLRDINLARAEEEACREIVRRIPISSRLRETVEQQALAQSEASEAIASDRALAPPQAKPQLLHPTWPVSPGGS from the coding sequence TTGTGGAGTTGCACCACCGGCAATAATTACGAAACTCGCCCCTTCTTCCAACCCGAGTACGACCTCCAGAGCCATGGTCGCAAAACCCTGCTCGACCGGATAGTGGAAACCGATCCTGGTTCCTTTACCGTCACGCTGGCGCCGGCTTATCTTAAAAATACCCCGGAGCACATTGCCGTGCTGCCCTTTACAGACGTCGGTAGCGCCGAGTTCGTGGTAAATAAAATACCCTTGACCCACCACAGCCATGATGAACGGATGATTCTGGCCTGGACGCATGCCCAACGGCTGCGGCGGGCGCTACAAGGCTATTTGGCCGAGCGCGAGTTCGCCATGGCCAATCTCTACGGGATTGATGCGGTGCTCAAGGATCGCGGGGTCGACACTCCGCAGAAACTCGCTCGGGTACCGCCCCAGGAACTGGGACGATGGCTAGGAGTTGATGCGGTAGTTTACGGCGAGGTGGTGCATTACGAGGCCTACTACCTGCTCTTGGGCGCCGCTTGGCAAGTCGGGGTCCGGATGCGGATGGTTTCCACCCGCGATGGCAGTACGCTGATCGACGCGGCCGGCAGCCGCTGGGAGGCGCAGGTGCTCCCAGCCCTTGACCTGGAGGATATCGCGATCAACTCAGCGCAAAACATTTTGCAACTGCGCGACATCAACTTGGCGCGGGCTGAGGAAGAGGCGTGCCGGGAGATCGTTCGGCGAATCCCGATTTCCAGCCGCTTGCGGGAAACTGTGGAACAGCAAGCGCTGGCCCAAAGCGAAGCCAGCGAAGCGATCGCCAGCGATCGGGCTCTCGCGCCTCCCCAAGCCAAGCCGCAGTTATTGCACCCGACTTGGCCGGTCTCTCCAGGCGGCTCGTAG
- a CDS encoding helix-turn-helix domain-containing protein: MQNVQREPQGEGFYDRQINAGGGGEILTVRMVSDYLHCHPSTIYRLIKHRAIPAFKIGADWRFHRAALERWLNAKIEAADRN; encoded by the coding sequence ATGCAGAACGTACAGCGTGAGCCTCAGGGCGAAGGATTCTATGATCGGCAGATCAACGCGGGTGGCGGCGGTGAGATACTGACCGTGCGGATGGTTTCCGATTACTTGCATTGTCATCCCAGCACGATTTACCGCTTGATTAAGCATCGCGCGATTCCGGCCTTCAAAATCGGAGCCGATTGGCGCTTCCATCGGGCTGCTTTAGAGCGTTGGCTCAACGCCAAGATCGAAGCCGCCGACCGCAACTAA